The following proteins are encoded in a genomic region of Alnus glutinosa chromosome 8, dhAlnGlut1.1, whole genome shotgun sequence:
- the LOC133875124 gene encoding uncharacterized protein LOC133875124 translates to MESKGLAPVSGAIVLDAFHEYICWGDINVYKETIKHDKLSFSVVKGIAKSYGYKSGDLIYYLLPGSTLRNGLKLITSNFDVHEMVQAHSGLPIVELYINSFSESIPDIGEENNDDDNGDDEGGYSRIERDDPYWDEVDEPDLFVENNDVPRSSMGGGGGGEGRENSGEDSDGGEGEESGEDGECEEGGEDDGRSTVDRSNIRSNDDDDDANSDMARSDILTSPPKSDEEYEVASQSRMKHVTKRSEFHTTDMGNNDFVIGQKFSSIQVFRDAVRESNVNMGKDVKFKRNYLAKCIVVCRDTSCKYRIYGRQCKDEESFEVRSFQPIYSCRRKHKNSILKSKWIADKLIDKFRAQPNMHVKAIVDEVKDRWGVDVKEHRLYRARRLAKDKICDKMNEQYNKLWDYIETIRRTNVGSCVMMKVDRPLPYIPAKFQRLYLSLAAMKRGFLVGCRPIIGLGGCFLKGPHKGQLLAAISRDANNQMYPLAFAVVEVEIKESWTWFLEALLSDLGTPSTKAWTFISDRQKGLVPSLEVVAPGAEHRICCIHLYPNYTDVGHKGLALKDKLWTVAAGYIEAEWTREMEELKSISLDAYECLSKIDPSTWSRAWFSTFSKCDLIVNNLSECFNSWILKQRDLPIILLLEMLRKKIAEEIPKEVGSHHEHGW, encoded by the exons ATGGAGTCTAAGGGGCTAGCTCCTGTTAGTGGGGCTATTGTTCTTGAT GCGTTTCATGAATACATATGTTGGGGAGATATTAATGTGTACAAAGAGACCATTAAGCATGATAAGTTGTCATTTTCTGTTGTTAAGGGTATTGCAAAAAGTTATGGGTACAAATCAGGGGACTTAATTTACTACTTACTGCCAGGTAGTACTCTTCGAAATGGCTTGAAATTAATTACATCGAACTTTGATGTACATGAAATGGTTCAAGCCCACTCAGGTCTACCAATTGTTGAGTTGTACATCAATTCATTTAGTGAGTCCATACCTGACATCGGTGAGGAGAACAATGATGATGATAATGGTGATGATGAGGGGGGGTATTCTAGGATTGAGCGAGATGATCCATATTGGGATGAGGTAGATGAACCAGATCTGTTCGTTGAGAATAATGATGTTCCTAGGTCAtctatggggggggggggggggggggaggggagggaaAATAGTGGGGAAGATAGTGATGGTGGTGAGGGTGAAGAGAGTGGTGAGGATGGAGAGTGTGAAGAGGGTGGTGAAGACGATGGTAGGTCAACAGTCGACCGTTCCAACATTAGAtctaatgatgatgatgatgatgccaaCTCAGACATGGCACGTAGTGACATTCTTACATCTCCTCCCAAAAGTGATGAGGAGTACGAGGTAGCCTCCCAGAGTCGGATGAAACATGTCACAAAGCGGTCTGAGTTTCATACGACTGATATGGGTAATAATGATTTTGTGATTGGTCAGAAATTCTCATCGATCCAGGTGTTTAGAGATGCAGTTAGGGAGTCTAATGTAAATATGGGGAAGGATGTAAAGTTTAAGAGAAATTACCTTGCTAAGTGTATAGTAGTATGCAGGGATACAAGCTGTAAATATAGGATTTATGGGCGCCAGTGCAAGGATGAGGAATCCTTCGAAGTTAGATCATTTCAGCCCATATACAGCTGCAGGAGGAAACATAAAAATTCGATTTTGAAATCAAAGTGGATTGCGGACAAGTTAATTGACAAGTTCAGGGCACAACCCAACATGCATGTAAAAGCAATTGTAGATGAGGTGAAAGATAGGTGGGGTGTTGATGTGAAAGAGCATAGATTGTATCGGGCTAGAAGACTAGCAAAAGATAAGATCTGTGACAAAATGAACGAACAGTACAACAAACTATGGGACTATATAGAGACAATTAGAAGAACGAATGTTGGCAGTTGTGTAATGATGAAGGTAGATAGGCCTTTACCTTACATCCCAGCAAAATTTCAGCGGCTGTACTTGTCCTTAGCGGCCATGAAGAGAGGCTTTCTTGTTGGTTGCCGTCCAATCATTGGCTTGGGCGGATGCTTCTTAAAAGGCCCGCATAAGGGCCAACTATTGGCTGCAATTTCGAGGGATGCAAACAACCAGATGTACCCATTGGCATTTGCGGTTGTGGAAGTTGAAATCAAAGAGAGCTGGACATGGTTTTTAGAAGCTTTGCTTTCGGACCTTGGCACTCCTTCCACAAAGGCATGGACATTCATTTCTGATCGTCAGAAG GGTTTGGTCCCGAGTTTGGAAGTTGTAGCTCCTGGTGCTGAGCACCGGATTTGCTGTATACATTTGTACCCAAATTACACAGATGTAGGTCACAAAGGTTTGGCGTTGAAGGATAAGCTATGGACCGTAGCTGCAGGCTACATAGAGGCTGAATGGACTAGAGAAATGGAGGAGTTAAAGAGTATAAGCCTGGACGCGTACGAGTGCTTGTCCAAGATTGACCCAAGTACGTGGTCGAGGGCTTGGTTCAGTACCTTCTCCAAGTGCGATTTAATTGTGAACAACCTCTCAGAGTGTTTCAATTCGTGGATTTTGAAACAACGTGACTTGCCAATAATATTGCTACTGGAAatgttaaggaaaaaaattgctGAAGAGATACCAAAAGAAGTGGGAAGCCATCATGAACATGGATGGTAG